One Nostoc punctiforme PCC 73102 DNA window includes the following coding sequences:
- a CDS encoding TraX family protein translates to MIKVSAFSIKILAAVFMVMDHVCYLLMPEFRILHFIGRLSFPLFAWLLAKGEKHTQNVYRYGSRLLITAIISQPIYSVVFQSLSLNILYTLVLGLVMLRLVRHYSQLWQQLIITGLSAAVAESLGVEYGAYGIGVIFLMSLTDKLKPRVWLLCWCIFNFILVTLFIGNIFQHWAILAGFIVFQFNGKQGQRARWFYLFYPAHLIILGIINYLIHSRYSNPL, encoded by the coding sequence GTGATTAAAGTTTCAGCTTTTAGCATTAAAATCTTAGCTGCAGTATTCATGGTTATGGATCATGTGTGCTATTTGCTAATGCCTGAGTTCAGAATTTTGCACTTTATTGGACGATTGAGTTTTCCCCTGTTTGCATGGCTTTTGGCTAAAGGTGAAAAACATACCCAAAATGTATACCGCTATGGGAGCAGACTATTAATTACAGCAATTATATCTCAGCCTATCTATAGTGTTGTTTTCCAGAGTTTATCACTTAATATTCTCTACACGCTTGTTCTTGGACTTGTGATGTTACGCTTAGTAAGGCATTATTCACAATTATGGCAGCAATTAATAATTACTGGATTGAGTGCAGCAGTTGCCGAGAGTTTGGGTGTTGAATATGGAGCTTATGGGATTGGAGTAATTTTCTTGATGTCTCTAACTGACAAACTCAAGCCTAGGGTATGGTTGCTCTGCTGGTGCATTTTTAACTTTATTTTAGTAACTCTATTTATAGGTAATATATTTCAACATTGGGCAATTCTTGCAGGATTCATTGTTTTTCAATTCAATGGTAAACAAGGCCAACGAGCTAGATGGTTTTATCTGTTTTACCCGGCTCATTTAATTATTTTAGGCATAATAAATTATTTAATACATTCCAGATATAGCAATCCGCTTTGA
- a CDS encoding calcium-binding protein translates to MTTQVFRGITYTEQVIQESNQRVCGTANPDWFVVEGNNNVVNTRDGNDVVLLAREIDLIYLSTTFNGEVLQTSPLSSNPDGISANVDTGGGDDYVSLGSGNYKIHLGSGNNFLDDYGGNYLFDADGTNIIGLGTIPKVIASAGAGDDIFYLGGFANRNIDAGKGNNLILLGSGDANIKTGSGNDIITSELSIATYIFFATGLPLYNQTINAGDGDNQIAVAPYGETTVKTGCGEDFILAYGIPGSSDTKIFTGNGNDTIITIDTNSTIKSGSGDDLIFAGSGDDTILVGNGNDLVNLRGGTVSLPDPLSRDTNLFGSSVEVIGGGNDTVYLGQGRDTVILGSIGFATIYGFDCNDRLDVTGLNASFTRIGHDTLINSSGSSLGVLKGYTGSVHLA, encoded by the coding sequence ATGACAACCCAAGTTTTTCGCGGCATTACCTACACTGAACAAGTCATTCAAGAGAGTAATCAAAGAGTTTGCGGTACTGCTAATCCAGACTGGTTTGTTGTAGAAGGCAACAACAATGTTGTGAATACACGAGATGGCAATGATGTTGTTTTACTAGCAAGAGAAATAGACTTAATCTATCTATCTACTACTTTTAATGGAGAGGTATTGCAAACTAGTCCTCTATCCTCTAATCCTGATGGGATTAGTGCGAACGTTGATACTGGAGGAGGAGATGATTATGTCAGTTTGGGATCTGGCAATTACAAAATTCATTTAGGCAGTGGAAATAACTTTTTAGACGATTACGGTGGAAACTATTTATTCGATGCTGATGGTACTAATATTATTGGCTTAGGGACAATTCCAAAAGTGATTGCCTCAGCCGGAGCAGGTGACGATATTTTCTATTTAGGTGGATTTGCCAACCGAAACATTGATGCAGGAAAAGGTAACAACTTAATTCTTTTGGGAAGCGGAGATGCCAACATTAAAACAGGCTCAGGAAATGACATTATAACCAGTGAACTTTCAATAGCAACTTATATTTTTTTCGCCACTGGTTTGCCATTGTATAACCAAACTATAAATGCTGGAGATGGTGACAATCAGATTGCTGTTGCTCCCTATGGCGAAACCACAGTTAAAACCGGCTGCGGCGAGGATTTTATTCTTGCTTATGGAATCCCTGGCTCAAGTGATACAAAAATTTTTACAGGTAATGGCAATGACACAATTATTACAATTGATACGAACAGCACTATTAAGTCTGGCTCAGGTGATGATTTAATTTTTGCTGGTTCAGGTGATGACACTATCCTTGTGGGAAATGGAAATGATTTAGTAAATCTGCGAGGAGGAACGGTTTCTCTACCTGACCCTTTAAGTAGGGATACAAACCTGTTTGGTTCATCTGTTGAGGTGATAGGTGGGGGAAATGATACAGTTTACTTGGGTCAAGGAAGAGATACAGTAATTCTGGGAAGCATTGGCTTTGCAACTATTTATGGCTTTGATTGCAACGATCGCTTAGATGTCACCGGCTTAAACGCTAGCTTTACCCGGATAGGACATGACACGTTGATTAATTCATCGGGTAGTTCTTTGGGAGTTCTCAAAGGATATACAGGTTCAGTGCATTTAGCGTAA
- a CDS encoding orange carotenoid protein N-terminal domain-containing protein gives MNYTIESARNIFSSTQVADAVPATTAMFAELNIDDQLAFLWYAYAELGRTITPAAPGKANLQLMEGIFNEIKQMSHEEQTQLMRDLASNADTPISRSYAYFGVNAKLGFWWQLGEWMKEGIVAPMPVGYQMSTQVKAVLEAVQKIDQSQQITVLRNTVVNMGFDPSLADKKQAQINFKFPRTSLSPQFTIEGVTEPTVLKYIEAMNADNFEAAVALFANNGALQPPFQKPIVGREAITAYLRDEGQGLVMKPTKGVSETIEDGYTQHKITGTVETPWFGGNVGMNIAWRFLLNPQGQIYFVAIDLLASPKELLNLTRK, from the coding sequence ATGAATTATACTATCGAGTCTGCACGCAACATTTTCTCTAGCACTCAAGTGGCAGATGCTGTTCCAGCCACTACAGCAATGTTTGCTGAACTCAACATTGACGATCAATTGGCATTTCTCTGGTATGCCTACGCTGAACTAGGTCGTACAATTACTCCAGCTGCTCCCGGAAAAGCAAATCTCCAATTAATGGAAGGTATTTTCAACGAAATTAAGCAGATGTCTCATGAAGAACAAACGCAATTAATGAGAGATTTAGCGAGTAATGCTGATACTCCTATTAGTCGTTCTTATGCATATTTTGGTGTCAACGCCAAGCTAGGATTTTGGTGGCAGTTAGGAGAGTGGATGAAAGAGGGTATTGTCGCTCCGATGCCAGTTGGCTATCAAATGTCAACTCAAGTTAAAGCAGTGCTAGAAGCTGTTCAGAAAATCGATCAGAGTCAGCAAATTACTGTACTACGCAATACTGTAGTAAATATGGGGTTTGATCCATCTCTGGCTGATAAAAAGCAAGCACAAATAAACTTTAAGTTCCCACGTACATCTTTAAGTCCCCAATTTACTATTGAGGGAGTTACAGAACCAACAGTGCTGAAATACATTGAAGCTATGAATGCAGATAACTTTGAAGCTGCTGTTGCTTTATTTGCTAACAACGGTGCGCTGCAACCACCCTTCCAAAAACCAATTGTTGGCCGAGAAGCTATCACTGCCTACCTAAGAGATGAGGGACAAGGGTTAGTGATGAAACCAACCAAAGGTGTTTCGGAAACTATCGAAGATGGTTACACACAGCATAAAATTACTGGTACAGTCGAAACTCCTTGGTTTGGAGGTAATGTTGGGATGAACATCGCTTGGCGATTTTTACTCAATCCTCAAGGTCAAATTTATTTCGTGGCTATTGATTTACTTGCTTCTCCCAAAGAACTGCTTAATTTAACTCGCAAGTAA
- a CDS encoding glycoside hydrolase family 75 protein, protein MQQFKVTSDSLNIRSAPIVDDTNRIGVLPKSQIVSKIENLDDNKWLKVATILEGKILEGFVSQKFISPITTFSINTLMKIGGVSIQQADGESAIFYEAGMSINADGAPNAYHPADTGIDFLANAGNPGNWWAIVVNKDGNPFIQSSTDPYPGYYISTTALSDSGFVKQDPRRYVDSTKIPYIVLPGNSDFKKLIGIKLGDFAVVYNTNNEKLAFAIYADIGPKNQIGEGSIALSQALGNDPLVRSRVRQGIPKGIVYVVFPGSGNGQPRIISEIEAETKRLFEIWGGIERIKSL, encoded by the coding sequence ATGCAGCAATTCAAAGTTACATCAGATAGTTTAAATATACGTTCAGCACCTATTGTTGACGATACCAATCGAATTGGGGTTCTTCCAAAATCACAAATTGTATCTAAAATCGAAAATTTGGATGATAACAAGTGGTTAAAGGTTGCAACTATTCTCGAAGGAAAAATTTTAGAAGGTTTTGTATCTCAAAAATTTATTAGTCCAATCACAACCTTTTCTATTAATACTCTTATGAAAATTGGTGGAGTTTCTATTCAACAAGCAGATGGAGAATCTGCCATTTTTTATGAAGCAGGTATGAGCATCAATGCTGATGGTGCGCCTAATGCTTATCACCCAGCAGATACAGGAATTGATTTTTTGGCAAATGCTGGGAATCCAGGTAACTGGTGGGCAATAGTTGTCAATAAAGATGGTAATCCATTTATTCAAAGCAGTACAGATCCATATCCTGGATACTATATTTCTACAACTGCATTATCCGATTCTGGATTTGTTAAACAAGATCCACGCAGATATGTTGATTCAACCAAGATCCCATATATTGTTCTTCCGGGAAATAGTGATTTTAAAAAGCTTATAGGCATTAAATTAGGGGATTTTGCAGTTGTTTACAACACTAATAACGAAAAACTCGCTTTTGCAATTTATGCTGATATTGGGCCTAAGAACCAGATAGGGGAGGGTTCAATAGCTTTGTCTCAGGCTCTTGGAAACGATCCATTAGTGCGCTCAAGAGTCAGACAAGGAATTCCCAAGGGCATTGTTTATGTTGTTTTTCCAGGCTCTGGGAATGGACAGCCAAGAATAATTTCAGAAATAGAAGCTGAAACTAAACGGCTTTTTGAAATATGGGGTGGAATAGAACGAATAAAGTCTCTATAA